Proteins co-encoded in one Balearica regulorum gibbericeps isolate bBalReg1 chromosome 24, bBalReg1.pri, whole genome shotgun sequence genomic window:
- the LOC142604991 gene encoding keratin, type I cytoskeletal 14-like, which translates to MSTTVRQYSSSTSLKGFGGLGGGSSRLSSVRAGGGGYRAPSVHGGSGSYSVSSRIVSGLGSGYGGSYCSSVGGGLGSGFGGSYGAGFGAGFGAGFGGGFGGGFGGGDGILPAGEKETMQNLNDRLAAYLDKVRALEEANTDLEVKIREWYKKQGPGPDRDYSPYYRTIEELRNKVLVATVDNANLLLQIDNARLTADDFRTKFETEQALRMSVEADINGLRRVLDELTLARADLEMQIENLKEELAYLKKNHEEEMNALRGQVGGEISVEMDAAPGIDLTKILAEMREQYESLADKNRRDAEQWFFSKTEELNREVAINTEQLQSGKTEITELRRTIQSLEIDLQSQLSTKAALEGTLADTEARYGTQLAQLQGLITSVEEQLAELRCDMERQNHEYRVLLDVKCRLEQEIATYRRLLEGEDAHMSSHYVSQPVKEAPITTRQIRTIFEEVQDGKVISSREQITQAAH; encoded by the exons ATGAGCACCACTGTCAGGCAATactcctcctccacctccctcaAGGGCTTCGGTGGCCTGGGGGGAGGCTCCAGCAGGCTCTCCTCCGTGCGTGCTGGGGGAGGAGGCTACAGAGCCCCCAGTGTCCACGGAGGCTCTGGCAGCTACTCGGTCTCTTCCCGCATTGTCTCGGGGCTCGGAAGTGGCTACGGGGGCAGCTACTGCAGCAGCGTAGGAGGGGGCCTCGGCAGTGGCTTTGGGGGTAGCTATGGGGCTGGCTTTGGGGCTGGCTTTGGGGCTGGCTTTGGAGGCGGCTTTGGAGGCGGCTTTGGAGGTGGCGATGGCATCCTCCCGGCTGGTGAAAAGGAGACGATGCAGAACCTCAACGACCGCCTGGCCGCCTACCTGGACAAAGTGCGTGCGCTGGAGGAGGCCAACACTGACCTGGAGGTCAAGATCAGGGAATGGTACAAGAAGCAGGGACCTGGTCCAGACCGTGACTACAGCCCCTACTACAGGACGATCGAGGAGCTCAGGAACAAG GTCCTGGTGGCCACCGTTGACAATGCCAACCTCCTCCTGCAGATTGACAATGCCAGGCTGACAGCTGATGACTTCAGGACCAA GTTCGAGACGGAGCAGGCTCTGCGCATGAGCGTGGAGGCCGACATCAACGGCCTGCGCAGGGTCCTGGATGAGCTGACCCTGGCCAGAGCGGACCTGGAGATGCAGATCGAGAACCTGAAGGAGGAGCTGGCTTATCTGAAGAAGAACCACGAGGAG GAAATGAATGCCCTGCGCGGGCAGGTGGGTGGAGAGATCAGCGTGGAGATGGATGCTGCTCCTGGAATCGACCTCACCAAGATCCTGGCTGAGATGAGGGAGCAGTACGAGAGCCTGGCAGACAAGAACCGCAGGGACGCCGAGCAGTGGTTCTTCAGCAAG ACGGAAGAGCTGAACCGGGAGGTGGCCATCAACACCGAGCAGCTTCAGAGCGGCAAGACGGAGATCACAGAGCTGCGACGCACCATCCAGAGCCTGGAGATTGACCTGCAGTCCCAGCTCAGCACG AAAGCGGCGTTGGAGGGCACCTTGGCCGACACAGAAGCCCGCTACGGCACCCAGCTGGCCCAGCTCCAGGGGCTGATCACCAGCGTGGAGGAGCAGCTGGCCGAGCTGCGGTGCGACATGGAGCGCCAGAACCACGAGTACAGGGTCCTCCTGGACGTCAAGTGCCGCCTGGAGCAGGAGATCGCCACGTACCGCCGGCTCCTGGAGGGCGAGGATGCGCA CATGTCTTCCCACTACGTCTCGCAGCCTGTGAAAGAAG CACCCATCACTACCCGTCAAATCCGCACAATCTTTGAGGAAGTCCAGGATGGGAAGGTGATTTCCTCCCGTGAGCAGATCACGCAGGCTGCCCACTAA
- the LOC104632456 gene encoding keratin, type I cytoskeletal 19: MSCSIKQTTGSLRGRTSGGSCVIGGGGGGGGARISSVSSGRYTTCGIGGSRGFSGRSYCGGVNYGGGLSTGSLVGGNYGGGLGAAVLGGCSGIGFSGGSARFGGGIGGGLGIGLGGGVVGGGFAGDGILLSGDEKVTMQNLNDRLASYLDKVRCLEQENADLECRIREWYAKQGPFCEPRDYSCYYKEIEDLQNQIVCATIDNNKIILNIDNSRMTADDFRVKYETELALRQSVEADINGLRQVLDQLTLCRSDLEAQLESLREELCCLKKNHEEEMNCLRKQSTGDVSVEVNACPGPDLRKILEEMRCQYETLIERNRKEVEDWYECKIEEVNREVITSGQEVETCNNQVTELRRQLQALEIDLQAQLSQRDNLESSLAETECRYNNHLAELQSQITCVEQQLADLRAEMECQNQEYKILLDVKCRLEQEIHTYRCLLEGGQQDLIQQGGIGQSSGLGGGVARTSGIGGGGIIRTTHTYTSSSQLPSCAAAEIQVPCRRICD, from the exons ATGAGTTGTAGTATTAAGCAGACAACTGGCTCTCTCAGGGGCAGGACCAGTGGTGGCAGCTGTGTtattggtggtggtggtggtggtggaggagcaCGGATCTCCTCAGTCTCCTCTGGAAGATACACGACTTGTGGGATAGGTGGTAGCCGAGGGTTTTCTGGTAGAAGCTACTGTGGTGGTGTGAATTACGGAGGAGGACTGAGCACTGGCAGTTTGGTTGGTGGAAACTATGGAGGTGGCTTAGGAGCCGCTGTCCTCGGAGGATGTTCAGGCATTGGATTCAGCGGTGGCAGTGCTCGCTTTGGCGGTGGCATTGGAGGTGGCCTTGGTATTGGTCTTGGTGGAGGGGTAGTTGGAGGGGGTTTTGCTGGTGATGGCATTCTTCTTTCTGGTGACGAAAAGGTCACCATGCAGAACCTTAACGACCGCCTGGCTTCTTACCTGGACAAGGTGAGGTGCCTGGAACAAGAGAATGCAGACCTGGAGTGCAGGATCAGGGAGTGGTATGCCAAGCAGGGCCCTTTTTGTGAGCCACGGGACTACAGCTGCTATtataaagaaatagaagatCTTCAAAATCAG ATTGTCTGTGCAACCATAGACAACAACAAGATCATTTTGAACATCGACAACAGCAGGATGACAGCTGACGACTTCCGAGTGAA GTACGAGACAGAGCTGGCCCTGCGCCAGAGCGTGGAGGCTGACATTAACGGCTTACGCCAGGTCCTGGACCAGCTGACGCTCTGCAGGTCTGACCTGGAGGCACAGCTGGAGTCGCTGCGGGAGGAGCTCTGCTGCCTGAAGAAGAACCACGAGGAG GAAATGAACTGTCTGAGGAAACAATCGACTGGAGATGTGAGCGTGGAGGTCAACGCCTGCCCTGGCCCAGACCTGAGGAAGATCCTGGAGGAGATGAGATGCCAGTATGAAACACTGATTGAACGCAACCGCAAAGAAGTTGAGGATTGGTATGAGTGCAAG ATTGAGGAGGTGAATCGGGAGGTTATTACAAGCGGTCAGGAGGTAGAGACGTGCAACAACCAGGTCACCGAACTGAGACGCCAACTGCAAGCCCTGGAAATCGATCTGCAGGCTCAGCTCAGCCAG AGGGACAACCTGGAATCCTCTCTGGCTGAGACAGAGTGTCGTTACAACAACCACCTTGCTGAACTCCAGAGCCAGATCACATGCgtggagcagcagctggctgaTCTGCGTGCAGAAATGGAGTGTCAGAACCAAGAGTACAAGATCCTGCTGGACGTCAAATGCCGTCTGGAGCAGGAGATCCATACGTACCGCTGCCTGCTGGAGGGCGGACAGCAGGATCTTAT TCAGCAAGGAGGAATTGGTCAGTCTTCGGGTCTAGGAGGAGGAGTTGCAAGAACAAGTGGAATAGGAGGAGGAGGTATCATTAGAACAACCCACACTTACACTTCATCTTCCCAGTTGCCATCCTGTGCAGCTGCGGAGATACAAG TGCCTTGCAGAAGGATTTGTGATTAA
- the LOC104632457 gene encoding keratin, type I cytoskeletal 19, with translation MSCAVRQVITTCSQGRGSAGSSAAGSGRKVSSASSGRHAAYDLGGAVGNFSGDSLSEGFLGKQLSANSAAGGSFGATQRACSTLGFSGGGICTRGIGGGFTRAGTSCGDGILFANNEKATMQNLNDRLASYLDKVRLLEGDNADLECKIREWYAKVGPSCEPRDYSCFHKEIEDLQNQILCAAMETNKILLNIDNNRMTADDFRVKYETECGLRQNVDADICNLRPVLDQLASCRTDLQLQCEALTEEMCCLKTNHEEEMNCLRKRATGDVSVEVNACPGPDLRKILEDLRCQYETLMERNRKETEQWYACKVEEVNLEVITSSQEIESSNKQVTELRRQLQALEINVQAQLTMKENLESSLAETECRYNKYLAELQSQISCVEQRLAEIRAEMECQNQEYKTLLDVKCRLEQEIQTYHCLLEGGQHDIIGPVGRGVPATSAGRSGGLKASLVQPCLP, from the exons ATGAGCTGTGCCGTCAGGCAGGTCATTACTACCTGTTCCCAAGGCAGAGGCAGCGCTGGCAGCTCTGCGGCTGGGAGTGGAAGGAAggtctcctctgcctcctcgGGAAGACACGCTGCCTATGACTTAGGGGGTGCAGTTGGCAATTTTTCTGGTGACAGTTTAAGTGAGGGATTTCTTGGGAAGCAGCTGAGCGCCAacagtgctgctggtgggagctTTGGAGCTACCCAGAGGGCTTGTTCTACCCTTGGATTCAGCGGTGGAGGCATCTGCACTCGAGGCATTGGCGGTGGCTTCACCAGGGCTGGCACCAGTTGCGGTGATGGGATCTTATTTGCTAACAACGAAAAGGCGACGATGCAGAACCTCAACGACCGCCTGGCCTCCTACCTGGACAAGGTGCGACTTCTGGAGGGAGACAACGCCGACCTGGAGTGCAAGATCAGGGAGTGGTATGCCAAGGTAGGGCCCAGCTGCGAGCCACGGGACTACAGCTGTTTTCATAAGGAAATCGAAGACCTTCAGAACCAG ATCCTCTGTGCAGCCATGGAGACTAACAAAATCCTTCTGAATATTGATAACAACAGGATGACTGCTGACGACTTCAGAGTGAA GTACGAGACTGAATGTGGTCTCCGGCAAAACGTGGATGCAGACATTTGCAACTTAAGGCCCGTCCTGGACCAGCTGGCCAGCTGCAGGACCGACCTGCAGCTACAGTGTGAGGCTTTGACTGAAGAGATGTGTTGTCTGAAGACGAACCACGAGGAG GAAATGAACTGTCTGAGGAAACGGGCGACTGGAGATGTGAGCGTGGAGGTCAACGCCTGCCCTGGCCCAGACCTGAGGAAGATCTTGGAGGATCTGAGGTGCCAGTATGAAACGCTGATGGAGCGCAACCGCAAAGAGACTGAGCAGTGGTACGCCTGCAAG GTGGAGGAGGTGAATCTGGAGGTCATCACAAGCAGCCAGGAGATTGAGTCAAGCAACAAACAGGTCACCGAGCTGAGACGTCAGCTGCAGGCCTTGGAAATCAACGTACAAGCCCAGCTCACCATG aaagaaaacctgGAATCCTCTTTGGCGGAAACCGAATGCCGCTACAACAAATAcctggctgagctgcagagccAGATCTCCTGCGTGGAACAGCGGCTGGCTGAAATACGAGCAGAAATGGAGTGCCAGAACCAGGAGTACAAGACCCTCCTGGACGTCAAATGCCGCTTGGAGCAGGAGATTCAGACCTACCACTGCCTGCTGGAGGGAGGACAGCATGACATCAT AGGGCCAGTGGGAAGAGGAGTCCCTGCAACATCTGCTGGAAGAAGTGGTGGGCTTAAAGCCAGCCTGGTTCAGCCGTGCCTGCCCTAA
- the LOC142604990 gene encoding keratin, type I cytoskeletal 14, producing MSTTVRQYSSSTSLKGFGGLGGGSSRLSSVRAGGGGYRAPSVHGGSGSYSVSSRIVSGLGSGYGGSYCSSVGGGLGSGFGGSYGAGFGAGFGAGFGGGFGGGFGGGDGILPAGEKETMQNLNDRLAAYLDKVRALEEANTDLEVKIREWYKKQGPGPDRDYSPYYRTIEELRNKILAATVENANIVLQIDNARLAADDFRTKFETEQALRMSVEADINGLRRVLDELTLARADLEMQIENLKEELAYLKKNHEEEMNALRGQVGGEISVEMDAAPGIDLTKILAEMREQYESLADKNRRDAEQWFFSKTEELNREVAINTEQLQSGKTEITELRRTIQSLEIDLQSQLSTKAALEGTLADTEARYGTQLAQLQGLITSVEEQLAELRCDMERQNHEYRVLLDVKCRLEQEIATYRRLLEGEDAHISSQYSSAMSSHSGRDVMTSSRQVRTIVEEVQDGKVVSSREQVALTTR from the exons ATGAGCACCACTGTCAGGCAATactcctcctccacctccctcaAGGGCTTCGGTGGCCTGGGGGGAGGCTCCAGCAGGCTCTCCTCCGTGCGTGCTGGGGGAGGAGGCTACAGAGCCCCCAGCGTCCACGGAGGCTCTGGCAGCTACTCGGTCTCTTCCCGCATTGTCTCGGGGCTCGGAAGTGGCTACGGGGGCAGCTACTGCAGCAGCGTAGGAGGGGGCCTCGGCAGTGGCTTTGGGGGTAGCTATGGGGCTGGCTTTGGGGCTGGCTTTGGGGCTGGCTTTGGAGGCGGCTTTGGAGGCGGCTTTGGAGGTGGCGATGGCATCCTCCCGGCTGGTGAAAAGGAGACGATGCAGAACCTCAACGACCGCCTGGCCGCCTACCTGGACAAAGTGCGTGCGCTGGAGGAGGCCAACACTGACCTGGAGGTCAAGATCAGGGAATGGTACAAGAAGCAGGGACCTGGTCCAGACCGTGACTACAGCCCCTACTACAGGACGATCGAGGAGCTCAGGAACAAG ATTCTTGCTGCAACTGTCGAAAATGCCAACATCGTCTTACAGATCGACAATGCCAGGCTGGCAGCTGATGACTTCAGAACCAA gTTCGAGACGGAGCAGGCTCTGCGCATGAGCGTGGAGGCCGACATCAACGGCCTGCGCAGGGTCCTGGATGAGCTGACCCTGGCCAGAGCGGACCTGGAGATGCAGATCGAGAACCTGAAGGAGGAGCTGGCTTATCTGAAGAAGAACCACGAGGAG GAAATGAATGCCCTGCGTGGGCAGGTGGGTGGAGAGATCAGCGTGGAGATGGATGCTGCTCCTGGAATCGACCTCACCAAGATCCTGGCTGAGATGAGGGAGCAGTACGAGAGCCTGGCAGACAAGAACCGCAGGGACGCCGAGCAGTGGTTCTTCAGCAAG ACGGAAGAGCTGAACCGGGAGGTGGCCATCAACACCGAGCAGCTTCAGAGCGGCAAGACGGAGATCACAGAGCTGCGACGCACCATCCAGAGCCTGGAGATTGACCTGCAGTCCCAGCTCAGCACG AAAGCGGCGTTGGAGGGCACCTTGGCCGACACCGAAGCCCGCTACGGCACCCAGCTGGCCCAGCTCCAGGGGCTGATCACCAGCGTGGAGGAGCAGCTGGCCGAGCTGCGGTGCGACATGGAGCGCCAGAACCACGAGTACAGGGTCCTCCTGGACGTCAAGTGCCGCCTGGAGCAGGAGATCGCCACGTACCGCCGGCTCCTGGAGGGCGAGGATGCACA CATCTCTTCCCAGTACTCCTCCGCTATGTCCTCACACTCCGGCAGAGATG tcaTGACATCTTCCCGTCAGGTCCGCACAATCGTTGAGGAGGTGCAGGACGGGAAGGTGGTCTCCTCCCGGGAGCAGGTTGCGCTCACCACTCGCTAG